A region of the Phaseolus vulgaris cultivar G19833 chromosome 11, P. vulgaris v2.0, whole genome shotgun sequence genome:
AGTGCATATCTTATCTTGTTAGTAAATGTATATTTTACTTTATGTAAAAGTTAGGTTGGcaaataatatgataaaatattgAGTTAAATAACTTTGTTAACTTCATAACAAACTTATTGAATAACATCGAATTCAAGTCTTTAATATAAATTAGATCGGAATTGAGGAGACATATTGTGATTTGAGAGGTTACCAGTGCTTATGTACCACTGccaaaaaaaaacagaataagGTTGctattaactatattttttttgcaAGACATAAGGTAAATGTTTATATAACtaaagttataataaataattgtttttatatttaaattatattatatatcacaataaaatcattaaatatcaatcaaattttaaaaaaaaataattagttaatatattcaATAAGTtatgtataatattttattataaattaaatatttattggtaAATATTGGTATtcaagtagtttttattattaataaaaatttgtattCAATATTCACTATTAACtactttagattttaaattagttacttatttaattaaaaaataatttaaaatttaaagtagttaataattaagtactaatttaataattattttataaatttttattaataataaaaattagatatcaataattttttagtttataaaataatatttaatttattaattaatataataattaattgttttttattttaaaactaattggtctttaatgattttattgttgGAGTGACAACTAAAATCTATAATGaatcaatttttaatatataatttatattttaaatttatggtaaataaaataaattattatataagatACTTTAACAAATATTGAAATTCAATTTGaagtaaagataaaaattgTACATTAAAACATTAGTTAACAAAACCAagtataaagataaaaataaataaaattaagaaagaatTTTCTTAACTACTGTTAATTgaacttaaaattattaataaaagttatttttgaaataaatatttaaaagtaattaaatattCATTATTAAAGAAGATTGGTTTAATAGAAGTAATAATAACTTCTTCAAATGCTCTTGTTTAAAAACTATTCCTAACTACatacttattaataataacttctaaaattagtttcttttaaaatgataatTCAGATTCAATATTGGAGAATATTAGAGAAAAATAATGTTTCCCAAGATTTTCTCTCATACTAATTTAATTCGATCAAGGGGTcagtaaaatttaaataaaacttaaatggCAACTAAACTATTCAACTTTAAATTCAACACTGGtagaaaagaaattaataaatagaCATAGTTTTActtaaaatatgttatttaaaaaatactttaaaaattgttaaGGAAAAGAATATGGAACCACCTATAATACTACCTTTTAAAGGCATTTTTTCACGATTTTTTGCATGGTGCTACCTAAATGGCCACATTTCatgtataattttgtattattatatttttacgaatatatctatataataaataaaactatcACTAGATTAATGTTACGTTTGTACGCGTGTTTGAGTAAGGATGATATTAGCTTGACTCAATCTATATTCATTCGATATATAACATGACGTCAGCAGATCATGAATTCAACAAActtttcttatcttttttttatattgtgatttttatgatttattattattattattatttaatttaaatgcaAATATATTTAGCCTTTATCTACAACTTATCCTTATCAATTCAAATTTTTCAGTTATTATTCCTAACAGGATGAAAAGCTAAAatgtcaaataaataaataaataaattagaaaaccTTAATGATGAAAGCTTATTAGGtgaataattttgtaaaaaatataaaatgtggTGTCAAACAAGTTTGAAAACGTATAGATCGGTTTCTCGCCCTTTTTTTGGAACCACGAATCGTCAAAGGTTGAACTAGAATTGAGTAATCCTGTGGCTAAACACTTTCTCATATTTATACTCACAAAGAAGACACACGACACATACATTTGACTTTGAAATTTTGAGAGATACAAAAACATAAACAGGGGTTCAAAACAACCCTTTTGAGTTACGTACCCCCTTACGTATTTAGATTCTGATTCCAGCCCCACCTGCTCCACCTATAAGATCGTTCTATAATCTCTctctttcactttcactctcactctctcCCTCTCAGCTGTGTTTTGTTTTGATAGAGTATGATCTCTCAATAACTTTTTCCTGTTTTGGTTTCatctttctttgatttcttcttTGGAACGTCATAATGCACACCTATAGAAAGAGAGAGATATATGATACAAAATGTCAATTAggtattatatatatagtatagTAGGCATGTTTATGCATCTGTTTAATGGGTTTTCCGTGAAAAGATCATTACTTAGCAAAGGTGATTATTTTTTGCGAAGCAGTGTCATTGGTGATGATGTATCTGGAGCTTGTATTGTGTCAATGAGTAATTTCTATGATTTTTTGGTCACCTGGGGTGTGCTGGAATTTATCGGTTTAGTGGTGCATGTCAAGTTGAAGCCATGATTATTGCTCTATGTACATCACCTTGACTACGGTTTTGTTTTCTGACTTGTTGTAGAGGTTGATACGAGAGAAGAATCTAAGGCAGCCATGGAGAACAGTGAGCCTCCAAGGCGTCTTGAGGTGGTTTATTTGCTTTTTATTACTTTAGTTTCAGGAACATATAAATATGCATTATTTCTTCACTTAAATTCTTTGCCATTAACAGGGAAAATATGCTGCAATAGTAGTCTGCTGGTTTCTTGGCAATGGGTGCCTTTTCTCATGGAACAGTATGCTGACTATAGAAGATTACTATGTTCACTTGTTTCCGGTAAttaatatatacacacacacattaTATATACcgtattatattttcttttcatctGATTTTTCATTCATTCATGTGGTTAACCAGGGACTATTCCAATTTGAACCACTTCAAATTTCATTTTTCTGTGTGCTTCATAATATGGCTTAAGAACCTTGAAGGTTTCAGACCATGTATTTTGATAACAAAGAATACATGACAGAGCTTTACATCAGTTTATGTAGTTACCTTTGATATTCAACCATACACTATAGATCAGATGATCAAGGAATTTCTAGTCACTGCCATAGTCTGTTTTCATCTTATACAGAAGTTatactaataatttattatcacATTACTAAACTTTCTGATCAATAAATTTCAGTGGCTATAActattttcatttgttttacTGATCTTCTCACACTCCAATACATATTCTAGCGATCGCAGTTTGTTTCTCGTTTTTTGCGGTTCTTAATTGTTGTTTGTTCTTGTTATAATTTATATACCTGGATTGCTTTGGAATAAACTTGTTTTAATTTTCTGTTCTGTTCGTGCAGAAATACCACCCCTCTAGGGTGCTTACTCTTGTATATCAGCCATTTGCAGTTGGAACACTAGCAATACTGGCTTACAAAGAGGACAAAATCAATACAAGAATAAGAAACCTATTTGGATATACTCTTTTCTTCATAAGCACTTTGTCGGTGTTAATTGTAAGTTTCATTCACTTGTTTGTAATATATGATTCCTTCACAATGGTTTTTGATTGTTGCTTTTATTTTTCCTATTAATCTGCCATAGTTGGATTTAGCAACATCTGGTAAAGGAGGACTTGGGACTTTTATTGGTATATGCATAATTAGTGGTGCATTTGGAATAGCAGATGCTCACACGCAAGGTGGAATGGTGGGAGACCTATCCTACATGCTTCCAGAATTCATTCAGGTTTGCATTAGCAATGGAATTACTATGAAGTTTTGAAACTTTCCTTCAATGTATgcatttctttttttcttcttatatgGTTTTACTGCTGTAGTCTTTCCTTGCTGGTTTAGCAGCATCTGGTGCACTAACATCTGCTTTGAGGTTGATTACAAAAGCAGCATTTGAGAATTCTAAGAATGGTCTTCACAAAGGAGCCAGTAAGTTCAACTCTCCAGAGCTTAAGACATTTGATAATGAAGATATATTCGCGAATCATGGTTATGTGGTTTATTTTGATAATAACTCAACATACATTTTTGGACTATGTAGCAATGCCAATATCTTCAAAAGCCTAAACAAATTGTGATGATTATTTGATGTCATTTAACTTTATACTATAAAGATTGTTGTTTCACATGACTCATAcaaataaattagatattgaTCACTTGTCGTTCTACTTTCCTGCAGTTACGTTCTTTGTCATATCAACATTCTTTGAGcttctttgttttcttctatATGCATTTGTCTTTCCTAAATTACCAATCGTGAAGTACTACCGTTCAAAAGCAGCATCTGAAGGATCCAAAACTGTTTCATCTGATCTTGCTGCAGGTGGTATCCAGACCCCATCTCGAAGAGtactgtttcttttcttttcttttctttccaaTGTTTCAAATCACAATATGTTCTTAATTATTCAAGCTTCagtttatttacaatttaagtACTTTTTTTCAGGTCAATGAAGATGACAAACGATTAGAGCGCAAAGGGAATAAGCAACTGTTATTAGAAAACATTGATTATGCACTTGATCTGTTCCTAATATACGCACTTACACTATCAATTTTCCCCGGATTCTTATCAGAAGATACCGGATCACACAGTTTGGGCACATGGTATTTTCGTTAACAACATAGCTTCTTTACTTCCTTTATATTTCTATCTTTTTGGAAATAAAATCTTCCATCGATTTTCCTGTTCCTTTATGACCAGACACAACATGATAAAGATTAGTGTTATGTGCCATGAAGAAAAGTGTCCACTAATTATAACATAACGCATATTTGAGTgtagttaattatttttcatgaaTTGAAAACCTTAGTATGTTTTGATATTTCCAATTCTTTCAGGTATTCTCTTGTGTTAATTGCTATGTACAATGTGTGTGATCTGATCGGAAGATACATTCCACTCTTGAAAACCCTGAAGTTGGAGTCCCGAAAAATGCTCACCACAGTCATTGTTAGTCGCCTTTTGTTTGTGCCAGCATTTTATTTTACTGCAAAGTATGGTTCACAGGGGTGGATGATAATGTTGACATGCTTTTTGGGGTTATCCAATGGTTACCTCACTGTTTGTGTTCTCACTTCAGCACCCAAAGGTTACAAGGTGAGTTTGTTAAACAACCAGAACTTTTCGGGGTTTTCTAAATTCATATTTAGATTGATTAATGTTGtgcatttttttaatgtttgtaGGGACCAGAACAGAATGCCTTGGGAAACTTGTTGGTGTTGTTTCTTCTTGGAGGTATTTTTGCAGGTGTAACACTTGACTGGTTGTGGTTAATAGGGAAAGGGTGGTGAAATCTTAACTACAACCCAAACTAGAGAAATAGCTTAGGCATTCATTTATTCACAAACATATACATGTTTTACGTATGTTTACAGTACTTTGTGTATACCTCATTTGAAGGAGTAAAGATCGTTTCACTGCCAATTATTTCTCAATTCAATCTTTATATCACAAAATTGACTTTTTCTTCTTGCAACtctcatttttcttcctgcaccttaacaattttcaaaatgactattttactttttctaaaatgattttcggattatgttttgaaaattttctgGAACATACTTTTCAAAATTTCTGGAATGGGATTTCCAGAACAAACAATGTTTCGGCAATAAAATTTCTGGATTGAAATTCTGAAATGCGTGAAGTATGTTTTCCAAAAGAAAGCTTGTTTTGGAAATCCTATCCTGAAAAAACTTTTCACAAtgtttttctaaaataagttttccataacaaattttacaaaacacaaaatatGTTTAAGAAAGATATTTTCAAAATGAACTTCTTTTCATAACACGAttgttttcttcttcctctacaaCATTTTGTAAACTTTAAGTTTCAAAGGCTTGGCAAATGTATCAGAATTATCTATCTTTATTCATAGGTTCCAATGCCTTTTATAGAAAATACATGAAAActgcaaaacaaaaataaaggaCACGACTCAACTAGCTCCACTAATAACAAGAAAATAGAACAAAAACTGACATGTTCTAACCCGGGAGAATAGGTCTTTATTGAAATAATCTAAAAACTTGTTCAACATTCCCACCCTTGAACTGAACTCGATCAAGAGTTTTAGTTCACAACACTCATCCCAAACGCTTCTCTGATCCTTTGAAATGATGTCATCTTCAAAGGCTTTGTCATTATGTCGGCCAGCTGCTCCTCAGTACTGCAACAGACCAATTTAACGACACCTTCCTTTGTCAATTCTCTTAGAAAATGGTATCGAACCCTTATGGGCTTTGACTTTCCGTGCATGACTGCATTATTTGACAACTTCCCTCTTTGCGACCTCATCACTTCAAAGCGCAAACCAATTTCTTAGTCACCGGGCGGAGCGCACCTTAGGTACTTTGCTTATAGCTTTTTTAGGTTATGCAATAGACGGGAGGATTAGCTCTGGATCCCCCCTGCTTGCAGAAATGAATGGATCAGAAGGGGGGGCTGATAGTGGACGTGTTGTCACAAAACAAAACCATCTCTTCATCTTGTTCATGCCCAATTTCTTTCAATATCCTTTTCATCCAAATGGCTTGACAGACACATGTAGTTGTTGCTACATACTCTGCTTCAATAGTTGACAGAGTAACGATTGGTTGCTTCCTTGAGGACCATGCCACAACTCCTCCACTCATTAAGAAAACATAGCCTGAAGTGCTCCTACTGTCATCCACATCTCCCGCATAGTCACTGTTGGTGTAGCCTAAGAGTTCACTCTTCCCTTCACGTTGATACCATATCCCAAATTCCAGAGTTCCCTTCAAGTATCTCATGATTCTTTTTGCAGTAGCAAAGTGCTACTCAGTAGGATTTGTCATAAAACGACTAATAAGACTTACCACAAACATCAAGTCAGGTCGTGTGGCTGTGAGATACATTAAACTGCCCACCATTTGCTTATATAACGTTGAGTCGACCTTCACACCAGCTTCATCTCGGCCAACCTTCTGTCCAGGGACTATCGGATTGCAAACGGAGTTGTTATTTTGCATCCCAAACCTCTCTATCAACTCAGCAACATATTTTCTTTGACATATAAAGATGCCATCAGCCTTCTGCATCACTTCAATGCCAAGAAAATATCTCATCTTCCCCAAATCAGTCATGTCGCATTCATCCTTCATAGAACGCTTAAACTCATTCAACAACTCCTCATCATTACTAGTGAACAATAGATCATCGACATAAATGCTCACAATTAGGATTTTACCTCCCTTTTGTTTGATGAATAACATTTGTTCACTAGAGCTGCTTATAAACCCTTCATTGAAGATATAAGCCTCAATGCGACTGAACCAAGCTCTGGGCGCTTGTTTTAGTCCGTAAAGAGCCTTATGCAGCTTATAAACCATGTCCTTCTTCCCTGCTACTTCATAACCTTGTGGTTGCGCTACAAATACATCTTCCTTCACCTTACCATGTAGAAAAGCAGACTTGACATCGAGCTGATAGATTCCCCATCCTCTTTGTGCTGCTACAACAATGATCTTCCTCACTGTATCCATTCGAGCCACCGGTGCGAATACCTCTGTGTAATATACTCCGTACTCTTGAGCATACCCTTTTACCACCAGCCGAGCTTTGAACTTGTCTACCTCTCCCAGTTCATTTAATTTGATCTTGTATATCCACTTAACCCCAATAGCCTTGGCTTCAACGGGAAGTGCAGTCAGTGACGACGTGTGGTTCCGTTTTATGGACTGTATCTCAGCATCCATCGCTTGTTTCCATTTCTGATGTCCTACGACTTCTTGAAAACTGGTCGGGTCTGATATGACCATGAAAGCTAGGGTTTCAATCTCGACTCTAGCCATGTTTGCTTCTTCCTCTGTATCTGATAGCCCTTCTCCTGTGATATAATTTGCATACCAGATTGGTGGTTTTCTCACCCTGCCTGTTGTTGCTATTGTTTCTCCAGTTGCTGGATTGTTTAGTGAAGGAACGTCATCAGTGTATTCTTCTGCTTCTTCCGCTTCCTCTGCATTCTCAACATCTTCATAATCATTTTCTCACTCAAGTTCAATGCTTTCTTCACTAGAATAACCAACATCTTCCCAATTCCACTTCTTATCTTCCTCAAATATCACATCTCGGTTGATGTGAAACTTTTTCTCCACTGGATCGAACATCTTAAAGGCCTTGGATTCACTCTTGAAACCTAACAAGACATACTTCACGCTTTTGGCATCGAGCTTGCTTCTTTTAACATCAGGGATATGAACATATCTGATACATCCAAAAACGCTAAAGTGTTCGACTAATGGCTTTCTTCCACTCCATGCCTCTTCCGAAGTCATATCTTTTACAACGAGTGTAGGAGATCTGTTAAGAACATGATTCACCCATTGCACAACATCTGGCTAGAAAGCTTTTGGTACCTCCTTCTCTAATAACGCTGCTCTCACCATGTTCATGATTGTGCGATTTTTGCGTTCAGCAACGCCATTTTGCTGAGGCGTGAAGGCGGTGGTCAGCTGTATTTTGATTCCATGCTCTTTACAGAATTCCTTAAACGCATTTGAGTTGTATTCTCCTCCTCTATCCGTTCTTAGACATTTGATGAACAATCCAGTTTGCTTCTCCACAAACGCTTTGAATGTCTTGAACTGATGAAATGCTTCTGATTTTTCTAGCACAAAATATATCCATGTCTTTCTCAAGAAATCCTCAATAAAGCTTACAAAGTACCTTATTTGAGTGTTTGATAGTGGATTGATCGGACCACAGAGATCAAAGTGGATAAGCTGCAATCTTTCAGTGGCTCTCCAATTGCTCTGCTTCGGAAATGGAACACGATGGTGTTTCCCTTTGACACACGCCTCACAGGTGGTTTTCACATCTCCAATTTCAGGTAAACCCACAACCATCTCTTTACTGCATAATGTGTGAAGTCCCTTGTAGTTGAGATGCCCATATCGATGGTGCTACTGCTCTGCCTTGTTTGAGATATCAACCTGCAGGCATCTCTCCTCCTTTGTTTTATCATTTGATTCACCTAACAGGATAAACATCCTATTAGCACTCATAACAGATTCTGCTATTTTTCCTCTTGAGGGATGAAAGATGTTGCATGTGTTTCAATCTCCTCCTTTGAATAGCACATCTAAACCCCTTTCTTGAAGTTGTTCAACACTTAGCAGGTTGTTCTTCAATTCCAAAATATAATACACATTGTTGAccacatagcttattcccttaAGCATTATTTTCACCACTCATTTCCCACCAACCATCAATTTGTGATTGTTCCCAAGCTTGACATTATGTGTGAAGCTAGCGTCCAAGCTTGAGAACATACCTCTTTCTCCACACATATGGTTTGAACATCCAGAGTCCACGAACCACACATCTCCTCTTCTAGTACTTTGAAGTTCCACATACGCCATGAGAAGAATTTCATTCTTTTCTTCGATCTCTGCAAAATGTGCTCCATTGTTCCCATTTGGACATTCATATCGGAAATGTCCAAGGTTGTGGCAGTTGTAACACTCGATTGTTGCTTTGTTGAATGCGCGTCCTCTGCCCCTGCCTCGACCTCTGTATGATCTTCTGCCTCTGCCTTTGACATTGAGAGCTTGATCATCTTCTTCATGATTGATCTTCTTAAATTTCTTTTCATGTACAGACATAGTGCTTTGCAGTTCGTCAATCGTCATCTTTTCTGTGTCTTTTGACTCCTCGCTGGACACCACCACATATGTGAACTTGTCAGTCAGAGTTCGAAGTATTTTCTCAACAATCTTCGAATCTGACATGTCTTCTCCATTGCTTCTCATCTTGTTGGAGACAGACATTACTCTTCCAAAGTAATCATCGATGTTCTCTTCCTTCTTCATTTCAAGAACCTCAAAATCTCTTCTTAAGGTTTGGAGAAGAGACCGCTTCACCCTTTCGTTGCCTCCAAACTTTCTCTTCATCAAATCCCAAATGATCTTGGATGTTTTGCGATTCAAGATCTGTTCAAACACAACCCGGTCAATTGCTTGGAACAGGTAGTGCTTCACTTGATGGTCCTTCATCTTGAGCTCCTCAAGACTCTTCTTCTGCGTTGCAGTCACTTTGATTCCCTCTGTCGGTTCGATGTACCCCTCTTCCACAAGACTCTACAAACCCTTGGCACGCAAGAGGTTTTCCATTAGTTCACTCCAATGGTCATAATGACCATCAATTTGTGGAATCTTGGTGAGTGTTTTGTTGTCGCTCATCTTCTCTCTCTTGGATCAATTTGTTTTGCTttggctctgataccaaatgtaAACTTTAAGTTTTAGAGACTTGGCAAATGCACCCGAATTATCTATCTTTATTCATAGGTTCCAATGCCTTTTATAGGAAATACATGAAAACTGCAAAACGAAAATAAAGGACACGACTCAACTAGCTCCACtaataacaagaaaataaaacaaaaattgaccTGTTCTAACCCTAGAGAATAGGTCTTTATTGAAATAATCTAAAAAATTGTTCAATATTGTGGTGAAAATAATTCTTAAGGGATtaagggaataagctatgtggTCAACGATGTGATTGTTCCCAAGCTTGACATTATGTGTCACACGTGGTCACTGATTGCACTTCCCGTTGGAGCCAAGGTTATTGGGGTTAAGTGGATTTACAAGAccaaattaaatgaattgggaGAGGTAGACAAGTTCAAAGCTCGGTTGGTGGTGAAAGGGTATGCTCCAAAGGACGGAGTAGATTACACAGAGGTATTCACACCGGTGGCTCGAATGGATACAGTGAGGATGATCATTGTTGTAGCAGCACAAAGAGGATGGGGAATCTATCAGCTCGATGTCAAGTCTGCTTTTCTACATGGTAAGGTGAAGGAAGATGTATTTGTAGCGCAACCACAAGGTTATGAAGTAGCAGGGAAGAAGGACATGGTTTATAAGCTGCATAAGGCTCTTTACGGACTAAAACAAGCGCCCAGAGCTTGGTTCAGTCGCATTGAGGCTTATATCTTCAATGAAGGGTTTATAAGCAGCTCTAGTGAACAAACGTTATTCATCAAACAAAAGAGAGGTAAAATCCTAATTGTGAGCATTTATGTCGATGATCTATTGTTCACTAGTAATGATAAGGAGTTGTTGAATGAGTTTAAGCGCTTCATGAAGAATGAATGCGACATGACTGATTTGGGGAAGATGAGATATTTTCTTGGCATTGAAGTGATGCAGAAGGTTGATGGCATCTTCATATGTCATAGAAAATATATTGCTGAGTTGATAGAGAGGTTTGGGATGCGAAATTACAACTCCGTTTGCAATCCGATAGTCCCTGGACAAAAGGTTGGCCGAGATGAAGCTGGTGTGAAGGTCGACTCAACGCTATATAAGCAAATGGTGGGTAGTTTAATGTATCTCACAGCCACACGACCTGACTTGATGTTTGTGGTAAGTCTTATTAGTCGTTTTATGACAAATCCTACTGAGTAGCACTTTGCTACTGCAAAAAGAATCATGAGATACTTGAAGGGAACTCTGGAATTTGGGATATGGTATCAACGTGAAGGGAAGAGTGAACTCTTAGGCTACACCGACAGTGACTATGCGGGAGATGTGGATGACAGTAGGAGCACTTCAGGCTATGTTTTCTTA
Encoded here:
- the LOC137823973 gene encoding equilibrative nucleotide transporter 3-like; the encoded protein is MSIRYYIYSIVGMFMHLFNGFSVKRSLLSKEVDTREESKAAMENSEPPRRLEGKYAAIVVCWFLGNGCLFSWNSMLTIEDYYVHLFPKYHPSRVLTLVYQPFAVGTLAILAYKEDKINTRIRNLFGYTLFFISTLSVLILDLATSGKGGLGTFIGICIISGAFGIADAHTQGGMVGDLSYMLPEFIQSFLAGLAASGALTSALRLITKAAFENSKNGLHKGAITFFVISTFFELLCFLLYAFVFPKLPIVKYYRSKAASEGSKTVSSDLAAGGIQTPSRRVNEDDKRLERKGNKQLLLENIDYALDLFLIYALTLSIFPGFLSEDTGSHSLGTWYSLVLIAMYNVCDLIGRYIPLLKTLKLESRKMLTTVIVSRLLFVPAFYFTAKYGSQGWMIMLTCFLGLSNGYLTVCVLTSAPKGYKGPEQNALGNLLVLFLLGGIFAGVTLDWLWLIGKGW